One window of Triticum dicoccoides isolate Atlit2015 ecotype Zavitan chromosome 5A, WEW_v2.0, whole genome shotgun sequence genomic DNA carries:
- the LOC119298442 gene encoding uncharacterized protein LOC119298442 — protein sequence MASQAVETHRAGAEVFRGDGAICKKKCVEVLEELGLPTGLLPLEDMEEFGYNRAAGFMWLVQRKKTEHTFKKVKQTVSYAGEVTAFVEPGKLRKIAGVKTKELFLWLSVVEVYVESVTAPGKVTFKTGTGLSDTFDAAAFALGE from the coding sequence ATGGCATCCCAAGCCGTCGAGACCCATCGTGCCGGCGCGGAGGTATTCCGCGGCGACGGCGCCATCTGCAAGAAGAAGTGCGtggaggtgctggaggagctgggcctccCGACGGGCCTGCTGCCCCTGGAGGACATGGAGGAGTTTGGGTACAACCGCGCGGCTGGCTTCATGTGGCtggtgcagaggaagaagacggagcacACGTTCAAGAAGGTGAAGCAGACCGTGTCGTACGCCGGCGAGGTGACGGCCTTCGTCGAGCCGGGGAAGCTGAGGAAGATCGCCGGCGTGAAGACCAAGGAGCTGTTCCTGTGGCTCAGCGTGGTGGAGGTGTATGTTGAGAGCGTGACGGCCCCTGGTAAGGTCACCTTCAAGACCGGCACTGGTCTCTCCGACACCTTTGATGCAGCTGCTTTTGCCCTTGGAGAATGA